The nucleotide sequence ACGCTCAACGGCAACGCCAACGATCCGCTGCTGATCGTCTACGATGCCGACGGAAACACCGTGCTCTCCGGACGGCTGGGGGCGCGCGACGCGAACGGCAAGACGATCCTCGACTCGATTCCGGTTCCCGCCGAGCAGATCGCCTCGGTCGACGTGATCAAGTCGGGGGCGATGCTCCCGCCAGAAGCACGCGGGGGATTGATCAAGGTCGTGCTGAAGCGTGAGGCGGGGCCGTTCAGGCGCACGGCCACAGCGCCGACCACCGACATGCTCGTGATCATCCGCGACAGCGACGGGAAGGAGCTGTACCGCGATCAGCTATCGACGCCGGATGCGAAGGGCGCGCCCGGGATGCTGGACAAGCTTCCGGTGGACCAGGCGTCGATTGCCACGGTCGACGTGATCAAGTCACCGGCCGATCGAGCAGCGGGGCGCGCCGAGGTGCGCATCACGCTCAAGCCCGGGCAGGGGCTCACCGCGAAGCGTTAGGCGCTGGCCGGACCGGGCGTGAACAAGGCGTCGCCCACCACTCGCACCGCGAGCACAAGTCCGGTGGGCGATGCGACGTCGCTCATGATGTCGATATGCGACGTCTCGACCAGCGCACCGTCGCTGGCGTAGAGCGCGAGGGCGAGCGTGTCGCGCGCCTTGCGGTAGCGCTCGCGCTGCTCGTCCGAGGCCCCGTGATCGCCCACGGGGAGGAGGGCGAAGATCGGCTCGACGAGCTCCCAGCCGAGCCCGGGGCGGAAGGTTCCGCGCATCGTGCCGTGCGTGCCGTCGCGCGTGGCGAGGTCGGAGCGGCCGACGATGACGTCGCGGAGCTTGAGGACGAAGGTCACGTGGCGGTTCCCGGTCGGCACGCCGTCAGTAGTCGACCGGGCGCAGGTATGACTCGCCAATCGCCGTTTGCGTGAGCATGGCGACCGTGGGGAGCTTCCGCTTCCAGTGCGTTCCATCGAGCCGTCGGCGCACGAGTGCCACCTCGACTTCGTCAAAGCCGCGCGCGACGAGGTCCGACGCGCTGTAACCGGCAACGAGCCAGTTGAGGATCACGTCGGCGCGCGCGTAACTGATGCCGAAATCTCCCTCGTCGGTCTGCCCCGTGATGAGGTCGGCCGATGCGGGCTTGCTGATGATGACCTCGGGGACGCCGAGGTGGCGCGCGAGGGCCCAGACCTGCGTCTTGAACAGGTCGCCGAGCGGGTTGATGGGAGGTGAGTCGTCGGCGTGCCAGGTGAAGTAGCCAAACAGGCGCTCGGTCTTGTTCCCCGTGCCTAACGGGACGCCGCGCAACGCCGCCGACTGGTCGAAGAGGGCGATCATGCGCACGCGCGCCATCACGTTGCCGCGGCGCGTGCCATCGGCGTCGGGCTCGAGCGCCAGGTAGCCGTCTACCGCGCCGGAGATGTCGAGCGTGCGTGACGGGATGCCGAGCGCGTCGACGACGAGTTGTGCGTGCTCCAGCGATTCCGGGCTCGAGGTCCGGAAGGGGAGGCGGAGCCCGAGGACGTGCTCGGCGCCTAACGCGCGGGCGGCCAGAAAGGCGGTGACGGCGGAATCGACGCCGCCGGAGACACCGACGACCGCCTTGGTGAAGCCGCGGCGCGCCATCTCGTCGCGGATGAAGCGGGTCAGCCAGGCCTCGACCAGCGGGGCGTTGATGGCGAGTGGTGGCGGGCCGCCACCCACATGCGCGCCTGTGCCGTGGTGAGCGGCGGCGCCGGGGGGCGCGGAAGCGCCGGGGGGCGCGGAAGCGCCGGAAGCGCCGAAGGCGGAACTGGGCGCGGGCGCCGACTCTGCCGCGGAAATGATACGGACCGCGGTGAAATGGTGAGGGTGGGGGGTGGGGGTGGGGTGAATGTTTGTTGTCGGGGGGGGGGCCCCGCGCCCCCCCTCATCCCTCTCGTGCGCCGCCAGCGCCGCTCTCTCGCCGCGCTCCGCCGCCGCCAGCGACCGCTGCAAGTGCGGGAGCACCGTGCGCAGGTCGGCCAGCAGCGGCGCGTCGGCGCGCGCCCGCCCGATATCCCCCAGGTCGAGCGAGGTGAGAAGGACCGCCTCCTCCCACTCCGGGCCGCGCACGCGCAGGTCGCCGGCCGGACCAAGCACCGCCGAGCAGCCGGCGAACACCTTCCCCCCTTCGCTTCCCACGAGGTTGGCGAGCGATACGTACACGCCATGCTCCTCGGCGATCTCGCGAATGAGGCGCTCCCACCGCGCCACCGTCGCCGGGCCGGGATGCCCATCGTCGCGCGGGTGGATGCCACGCGCCGGCGCGGCCGCCGACACGAAGATCACCTCGGCGTCATCGAGGGCCACGATGGTGCCGGCCAGCGAATGCCAGGCGTCTTCGCAAATGAGGATTGCCGCGCGTCCCCAGGGCGTATCGAAGGCGCGGATCTCGTGCCCGCGCTCCACGAATCGCTCCTCGTCGAACAGCCCGTAGGTCGGGAGGAAGGACTTGCGGTGCACGTGCAGGACGCGCGGCGCCCCCTCCCCCAGCCGGATGTATGCTGCCGAGTTGTAGAGCGTGCCGCGAAAGCGCTCGTAGAATCCCACCACCACGTCGATGATGCGAAGCGCGCCGCGCACCGAGGCGCCGTACGCGCGGTCGAGATCCGCCGCCAGCGTCCCGGCCGTCACCGCCACATCACGAACACCGCCCTCCACGAAGTAGCCCGACAGCACGGTCTCGGGGAAGTGGACCACCTGTGGTCGCGCGTCGGCGTCGGCGAGTTGGGCGAGCAGGGCGCCGAGGCGCTCGAGGTTCCCCTGATAGTCGCCCTTGCGTGGGTGCAACTGGGCGACGGCGATGGTCACGGTGCGCGGCATGGTGCGAAAGCTGGCGGCCAACGGCGCGTAGGGCAACGCTGGTGACCTGCCGCACAGCCGAGCACGAGGCGAAACAGCTGGTCGCGCTGGGGTATTAGCTTCCGCCCGCCCTCGCCTGCCAGTCGCGCCATTGACGGTGATGCACGTCCTCGCTCCCGTGAACCCGACCCTTCGCACATTGCCGCTCGTCATGCATGCCCGCGCGACGATGAGGCGCGCCGGCGCTCGACTCATCGTGCCGCTCGTCGTCTCGCTGGCGTGGCCGCTGGCGTCGGTGGGCGGGCAGCAGGGGGGTGCCGTGCAGAACTCCACGGGCGAGGCGTGGCAGATCGTGACGATGCCGCAGTCGTCGCAGGTGCTGGCGCGCGACGGCTCGCTCATTGGGGAGATCGGGCGGCAGTGGCGCACGGTGGTGGCGCTGCGCACGCTCCCGCGCTACGTGGCGCAGGCCTTCGTGGCCGTCGAGGACCAGCGTTTCTACCAGCACGACGGAGTGGATCTCGTGGGCGTGGCCGGGGCGCTCAAGGATGCCTTGGGTGGAAGGCTGCGCGGCGCGAGCACCATCACGCAGCAGCTGGTGGGCAACATGCATCCCGACCTCATCGACCGGACCGATCGTACGCCGATGCGGAAGTTGCGCGAGCAGGCGGCGGCCCGGGAGATGGAGCGGCACTACTCGAAGGAGCAGATCCTCGAGGCGTATCTCAACTTCATCCACTTCGGATCGCGCTACTACGGGATCGAGTCGGCGGCGCGTCACTACTTCGGAAAGCCGGCCGCGCGCCTCACGCTGGTCGAGGCGGCAACGCTCGCCGCGCTCCCCAAGGGGCCTGCACTGTACGATCCCGTGCGCCACCCCGATCGTGCGCGCGCGCGCCGTGACCTCGTGCTCTCGCTCATGGCGCAGCAGAAGTACATCACCACCGCGCAGGCAAACGCTGCGCAGCGCGAGCCGGTGGTGACCGCGCCCGACGGGGGACTCGACGCCGCGGCCCCCTACGTGGTGGATGTGGTGCGCGTGCAGGCCGAGCGTGCCGGCGTCAAGCTGGCCGACGGCGGCTTTCGCATCACGACGACGCTCGATCCCGTCATCCAGCGCGCGGCCGACGAGGCGCTGCGCCAGGGGTTGGCCGATGTCGAGTCGCGCCCGGGCTACGGCCACGCGACCTTTGCCAACCGGCCCAAGGGGAGCACCGACTACCTGCAGGGCGCGGTCGTGGCGCTCGATCCCTTCACCGGCGACGTGCGCGCGCTCGTGGGCGGGCGCGACTACATCGAGTCGCCGTACAACCGCGCCGTGAACGGGATGCGGCAGCCGGGGTCGGCCTTCAAGCCGGTCGTCTACGCCACCGCCATCGCCGACTCGCTCCCCGCCAACACCATCGTGGCCGACACCGCGCTGGCGATCCCGCTCCCCAACCGCTCCCCCTACCGGCCGGAGAACGCCGACGGCGAGTTCCTCGGCGCGCTCACCATGCGCGAGGCGCTGGCGCGCTCACGCAACCCGGTCGCCGTGCAGCTGGCGATGCAGGCGGGAATGGATTCGGTGATCGCCATGGCACGCTCACTCGGCATTTCGTCGTTTATCGCGCCGTATCCGTCCAGCGCCATTGGTGCGTCGGTCGTGCAGCCGCTCGACCTCGTGGCCGCCTATGCGACGTTCGCCAACCTGGGGCGGCGCGTGGAGCCGCGCTTCATCGATCGCGTCGAGGACCGCACCGGGAAGATCGTCTGGCAGCAGCGCCCAAACGCCGGGCAGCAGACGCTGGACCCCAAGGTCGCCTTCATCGTGCGCGACATGATGCGCGACGCCGTCGAGCGGGGGACGGCGACGTCGGTGCGACGCTTCGTGCCGTCGTCGGTGCCCGTGGCGGGAAAGACCGGGACCACCAACGACAACGCCGACGTCTGGTTTGTCGGGATGACGCCCGACCTGGTCGCCGGCGTCTGGCTGGGCTTCGACAAGCCGACCCCGATCGCGCGCGGCGCCGCGGGGGGCTCGCTGGCTGCCCCCATCTTCGGGCGCCTCGTGCAGCAGGCCGGCGTTGGGCGGGGCGGCGTACCCTGGCTCCCCCCCGAGGGGCTCGTGGTGGCCGAACTCGACCGCGTGACCGGACAGGTCGCTACCGTCGATACGCCGGCCGACCGGCGCTACGCCGAGTACTTCATTCCCGGCACCGAGCCCCCCATCCTGCGCATGGACGCCTGGCGCATCCTCCGCTTAGGGCCAATCGTGCACTGAAGAACAAGCGCGCCGCGCGCTCCAGCGTGCGGCGCGCTGGCCCACGCGCGGTGTTCCGACGTTGACGCCTGCCTCAGCCGGTGCGAATCGTCTTGAGGAAGCGATCCACCTCGCTGCGCAGCAACTCGGCCATGCGCGAGAGCTCGTCCGAGGCCTGCAGCATCTGGCCGGCGGCGGTGCTCGTCTCGCTCACCGACTCCGAAACGCGCGAGATGCTTCCCGTGACTTGCTGCGTCCCCTGCGCCGCCTCGTGGATGTTGCGGTTGATCTCGTCCGTGGCAAAGCGCTGGTTGTGAACGGCGTCGGTCACCGCGCTCGTGAGTTCGTGCATCTGCGAGATGGTGCCGCTGATCCCGCCAATGGCCTGCGCGGCCTGCTCGCTCGCCTGCTGGATGGCCATCACCTGCGCGCCGATCTCGCTCGTGGCATCGCCCGTCTTGCTGGCGAGGTTCTTCACCTCGGCGGCGACCACGGCAAAGCCGCGCCCCACCTCACCCGCGCGCGCCGCCTCGATGGCGGCATTCAGCGACAGGAGTCGCGTCTGGCTGGCGATGTCGGTGATGAGCTTGACCACGCGCGTGATCTGCCCCGACGCCTTCGTGAGCCCGTTGACGATCTCGTTCGTGTGCTCGGCGGCGCGAACCGCCTCGTGCGCCATGTCCCGCGAGGCGCGCGTCTGCTGCTCGATGTGACCGACCGTTGCCGTGATCTCCTCGGCGGCGGCGGCCACCGACTCCATCGAGCGGCTGGCCTCCTCCGAAGCGGCGGCCACCGTGACCGACTGCTGCGAGGTGTGCTCCGCCGTGCCCGACAGCGACTCGGCCGTGGCGCGCGCCTCGGTGGCCGCTGCGGCCACGTTGTCCACCACCACCTTGATGGCCGCCTCGAATTCATCCGCCAGGCGCAAACGGTCCGCTGCCGCCTCGCGCAGCTGCCGCGACTTCGCCGCCATCTGGTCGGTGGCGCTGTTGATCAGTCGCGCCGCCATGCGATAGTTGCCCAGCAGCCCGCGCTCCAGCACCCGGCGCCAGTACTTCTCGTCGCTGGCGTGCTGCAGCGAGGCGCGGGCCTCGCGCACAAAGGCGTCCGTGAGGTCCAGCAGGTGGTTGATCGAGCGCGACAGGTCGCCTAACGGGCCGTCGCGCCGGATGCCCAGCACACGGTGCTCGAGGTCGCCCTCGGCGGTCTCGCGGCAGACCGCGGTCATGCGGGCGATCCCTTCCCGATACTCGGCCAGCTCAGCGCGCAACGCATCGCGCTCGGCGACGGCTTCGTCCCGCTCCTGACGAATGGACTCGAGCGAGTCCTGCAGCGCCGATACCGCGAGCGCTGACGGTCGCGCGGGACGCGCGCCCTGGCTGTCAACGGCGCGCTGGGGGTCGAGCGGCTTGGTGGCCCGGCGGGGGGTGGAGGTGCGAGACATGGCGACCTGTCAGGAGGGGCGAAATGGCGGGGAATGCGAGACGAACGGCGAGACTCAGAGCGACCAGACCCACTCGTCGTAGGCGATACCCGCCGTGGCGAGCGTGGCCTCGAGCAGGGCGACCGAGGCCACGAGGCCGTCCTTGCGGTCGGAGTGGCGACGCTCGGCGTCGAGCAGCGCCCCGTAGATCGGCTTCACCTTCTCCAGCTTGGACGGCTCCGGCACGCGACGGTTGGAGTGGTATCCAACAATCGTCCCGTTGCGGTCGAACGACGGCGTCACGTGCGCCAGGACCCAGTAGTTGTCCCCGTTCCGCGCCATGTTGTTGACGTAGGCAAAGACCTCACGGCCGGCGCCCAGCGTGTCCCACAGCAGCTTGAACACCGCGCGTGGCATGTCGGGATGACGGATGATCGAGTGCGGCGCACCAAGCAGCTCGTGCTCCTCATAGCCGGACACGCGAATGAACACGTCGTTGGCGTACGTGATCTTCCCCTGCAGGTCGGTCTTCGAGACGATGATCTCGTCTTCACCGAAAGTGCGCGCGCGCCCCGACGGGACTATCTGCGTGCGGGCGATGCTCATGGTCGTCAGCGGACGAAGGACTGGAAGCCGATGGACACGATGTACTGGCAATGGTGTCGGCACGACTCCACTACTCCTGTATCGGGGATTGCCCGACATCCGGACTGTCTCTCGCGCGCCGCTGTGTTGGCCGCACCCTCACGTGCGCTTGGGGCCGGGCCAGCGCGCCCCTCGCGGCGCGCCCCGCGCCGCTACTCGTGGCGAATGGCGTCGATGGGAGACAGCCGCGCCGCGCGCCGCGCCGGATACGTTCCGAAGACGAGGCCGATGGCGACCGCCGATCCCGCTGCGACCAACACCGATGACGCCGAGAGACTCGGCGCCAGCCCGGTGGCCCCGGTCTGGTCGCGAATGATGAGGATGGCGAGCGACGCAATCACGGCGCCGAGCACGACACCGATCGCGCTTCCCACGCTGGAGATGGCCACCGACTCGGAGAGGAATTGCAGGAGGACGTCGCGCGGGCGCGCCCCGATCGCCTTGCGCACGCCGATCTCGCGGGTGCGCTCGGTCACCGAGGCGAGCATGACGTTCATGATCCCGATGCCGCCTACCAGGAGCGAGATCGCGGCGATGGCACCCATGAACCACTTGAAGATGCGCACCCCCTGCGTGGCCTGCTCCAGTCGCTTCTCCATCGTCACCACCTCCACGCGTCGTTCCCATCGACTTCCATAGCGACGCCCCAGCCAATCCTCGACCGATCGCCGGAGCGCATCGACATCCTCGATGCGGGTTGCACGCACGGCGATGGACGGGAGGAGTCGCCGCCCTCCCTGAATCGAGAGCAATCCCACCGACGAGTACGGGACGGTCGCGGCCCAGCCGCGTTCTCCCTTGTAGCTGGCGACGATGCCGATGACTTCACGCGGTGCCCCGTTCACGCGCACCATCTCGCCAAGGAGCCGCGCCGGCGCGCGGGGCGCGGCGAGGTCGCTCGCGAGTTTGTGTGAGAGGACGACGACGGGGGCGCCGCGTTCGTCCTCGACGCGCGTGAAGAAGCGGCCGGCGGCCAGCTCCGCGTGGGCGTACTGGTCCACGCCGGCCATCGCCGATGTCACCGACGTCTCGCGTCGCGCCCCGCTGCGTGGCGATTCCACGGGAATGACCGAGGTCACGGCGAGCGAGACGTTCTTCACGAACTCCACGTCGCGCGCAATGGCCGCGGCGTCGTCGCGCGTGAACGTGGGATAGTCGCGCACCGGCACCCACTCGCCATCGACGCGCTCCGACGTGCGGGACGACAGCGACACGGACTGGATGTCGGTGGTCCGTTCGACTTCGTTGCGCGAGAACCGCTCCAACCCGTCGCCTAACGACAAGACGGCCACCAGCGATCCCACGCCGATGATGACCCCCAGCGTGGAGAGGATCGTGCGGAGCGTGTTCACCCGCAACTGGTCGAGGGCGACGGCGAGGGCGGTGCTGAGGGAGCTGATCATGGCGGGCGCGTCGGGTGTCTCGCCCCTACGGGCGGCGTGCGGCAGAAGTTCCGCAGGGGCGAGCCCGGCTGGCGCGTCGCCTCGCGCCGCATCCCCCTGCAAATGAAACGGGCGCCCGCGCGGGCGCCCGTTTTGCTCGTCGTGCCTTCGCCGACACGTCAGGCGGCCTTCACCTCCGACCGGTTCGCGTCGGGGACGAGCGCGATGGCCAGCACCTCCGCCAGCGACTCCACCGGGTGGAAGGTCAGCTCCTGCTTCACCTCGGCCGGCACGTCCTCTAGGTCGTCGGCGTTCTGCCTGGGGATGATGATGTGCTTGATCCCCGCGCGGTGCGCGCCGAGCACCTTCTCCTTGAGCCCGCCGATGGGGAGCGCGCGCCCACGCAGCGTGATCTCGCCGGTCATGGCGACGTCGCGACGCACGGGGCGCCCCGACAGTTCGGAGACCAGCGCCGTGGCGATGGCCAGGCCGGCCGAGGGGCCGTCCTTGGGAATTGCGCCTGCCGGTACGTGGATGTGCGCCTCGCTCGCCGCCGACATCCGCTCGGCCGGGATCCCGAGCGATGCGGCGTTGTTCGTGGCGTAGGTGAGGGCGGCGCGCGCGCTCTCCTTCATCACGTCGCCCAGCTGTCCGGTGAGGATGAGCGAGATGGGCCCCGGGCGCCCGCCGGGCTCGTCGGCGGTGGCGGCGCGCGCCTCGCTGCGGCGAATCGACGCCTCCACGAACATGATGTCGCCCCCCATTGGCGTGTAGTACATCCCCGTGGCGATCCCCACCTCGTGTTGCTCCTGCGCGCGCTCCGGGTGCACCTTGGGCCTGCCTAACAACTCGCGCACCTCGGCCGCGTCGATCGTGCTGTCATCCAGCGTCGACGTGTCGCCCGTGGCCAGCTGTCGCGCCACCTTGCGGCACACGCGCCCGATCTCGCGCTCGAGCTGGCGCACGCCGCTCTCCCGCGTGTAGTTCGACACGACCGACATCACGGCATCGTCGGCAAACGACACCTTCTTGTCCTGCAGCCCCGACTCCTCGAGCTGGCGCGGGATCAGGTACTTCTTCGCGATCTCCGCCTTCTCGCGCTCCGTGTAGCCCGCAAACTCCACCACCTCCATGCGGTCGAGGAGCGGCCCGGGAATGTTCTGGATGAAGTTCGCCGTGGCGATGAACAGGACTTCGCTCAGGTCGAACGGGACGCCCAGGTAGTGGTCGGTGAACGAGTCGTTCTGCGCCGGGTCGAGCACCTCGAGCAATGCGCTCGACGGATCGCCCTGGAACGACTGCCCGAGCTTGTCCACCTCGTCCAGGAGGAAGACCGGGTTCTTCGATTGCGCCTGCTTCATCCCCTGGATGATGCGCCCGGGCATGGCGCCGACGTAGGTGCGCCGGTGCCCGCGGATGTCGGCCTCGTCGCGCGCCCCGCCTAACGCCACGCGCACGTACTCGCGCCCCAGCGACCGCGCGATCGACTTCGCGATCGACGTCTTGCCCACCCCCGGCGGACCGGTAAAGAGGAGGATCGGGCCGCGCGCCATGGCGCGTGCCTTCGCCTCCCGGGCGTCGGTGATCACGGCGCGTTCGTCGCCCTCGCCATTCCCGCCCGGCACGACGTCGCCATCGCCCCCCTTGAGCTTCCCGATCGGGAACTCGCCGGTCTTCGCCACCTCCTCCGCCATCTGCTGCGCGCGCAGTTGCCTAACGGCCAGGAACTCCAGCACGCGGTCCTTCACGTCCTGCAGCCCGTAGTGATCCTCGTCGAGGATGTCGGTCGCGCGCTTGAGGTCGAGGTGGTCGTCGGAGCGCTTGTTCCACGGCAGCTCGGCGATCCACTCCAGGTACGTGCGAATCACCTGCGCTTCCATCGACTCGCGCCCCGAGCGCTCCAGGCGCCCGAGTTCGCGCTCCACCTCGGTGCGCGCGTCCTTGGGCAGCTCCAGCTTGGTCAGCTTCTCGCGAAGCTCGAGGATCTCCTTGGACTGGTCGTCGTCGCCCAGCTCCTTCTGGATCGCCTTGAGCTGCTCGCGCAGGAACATCTCGCGCTGCCGCTCGCCCAGCTCCTCCTGGACCTGCGACTTGATCTCCTCCTGTGCCTCGAGCATGCCGATCTGGCGCTGCACGTGCACCAGGACACGCCGCAGGCGCTCCTCGACGCTGAGTGTTTCGAGCAGCCCCTGCTTCTCGGGGACTGTCAGCTCGATGTAGCCGGCCACCAGGTCGGCAAAGCG is from Gemmatimonadaceae bacterium and encodes:
- a CDS encoding ABC transporter permease translates to MISSLSTALAVALDQLRVNTLRTILSTLGVIIGVGSLVAVLSLGDGLERFSRNEVERTTDIQSVSLSSRTSERVDGEWVPVRDYPTFTRDDAAAIARDVEFVKNVSLAVTSVIPVESPRSGARRETSVTSAMAGVDQYAHAELAAGRFFTRVEDERGAPVVVLSHKLASDLAAPRAPARLLGEMVRVNGAPREVIGIVASYKGERGWAATVPYSSVGLLSIQGGRRLLPSIAVRATRIEDVDALRRSVEDWLGRRYGSRWERRVEVVTMEKRLEQATQGVRIFKWFMGAIAAISLLVGGIGIMNVMLASVTERTREIGVRKAIGARPRDVLLQFLSESVAISSVGSAIGVVLGAVIASLAILIIRDQTGATGLAPSLSASSVLVAAGSAVAIGLVFGTYPARRAARLSPIDAIRHE
- the lon gene encoding endopeptidase La, translating into MAQRQTLPVLPLRGTVTFPGLTSPIAAGRPGTLRAIEAALKSDRLVFAVAQRDNTDEPSADILYSMGVIARIGQIQRGLGGVQLLLQGEQRATSLQYALSDGYLTAVVMPTEEMAPLNDHDPAFEALHKETRERAQELGEKRGLPEEVVHQVLDSVDEPGRFADLVAGYIELTVPEKQGLLETLSVEERLRRVLVHVQRQIGMLEAQEEIKSQVQEELGERQREMFLREQLKAIQKELGDDDQSKEILELREKLTKLELPKDARTEVERELGRLERSGRESMEAQVIRTYLEWIAELPWNKRSDDHLDLKRATDILDEDHYGLQDVKDRVLEFLAVRQLRAQQMAEEVAKTGEFPIGKLKGGDGDVVPGGNGEGDERAVITDAREAKARAMARGPILLFTGPPGVGKTSIAKSIARSLGREYVRVALGGARDEADIRGHRRTYVGAMPGRIIQGMKQAQSKNPVFLLDEVDKLGQSFQGDPSSALLEVLDPAQNDSFTDHYLGVPFDLSEVLFIATANFIQNIPGPLLDRMEVVEFAGYTEREKAEIAKKYLIPRQLEESGLQDKKVSFADDAVMSVVSNYTRESGVRQLEREIGRVCRKVARQLATGDTSTLDDSTIDAAEVRELLGRPKVHPERAQEQHEVGIATGMYYTPMGGDIMFVEASIRRSEARAATADEPGGRPGPISLILTGQLGDVMKESARAALTYATNNAASLGIPAERMSAASEAHIHVPAGAIPKDGPSAGLAIATALVSELSGRPVRRDVAMTGEITLRGRALPIGGLKEKVLGAHRAGIKHIIIPRQNADDLEDVPAEVKQELTFHPVESLAEVLAIALVPDANRSEVKAA
- a CDS encoding methyl-accepting chemotaxis protein, with amino-acid sequence MSRTSTPRRATKPLDPQRAVDSQGARPARPSALAVSALQDSLESIRQERDEAVAERDALRAELAEYREGIARMTAVCRETAEGDLEHRVLGIRRDGPLGDLSRSINHLLDLTDAFVREARASLQHASDEKYWRRVLERGLLGNYRMAARLINSATDQMAAKSRQLREAAADRLRLADEFEAAIKVVVDNVAAAATEARATAESLSGTAEHTSQQSVTVAAASEEASRSMESVAAAAEEITATVGHIEQQTRASRDMAHEAVRAAEHTNEIVNGLTKASGQITRVVKLITDIASQTRLLSLNAAIEAARAGEVGRGFAVVAAEVKNLASKTGDATSEIGAQVMAIQQASEQAAQAIGGISGTISQMHELTSAVTDAVHNQRFATDEINRNIHEAAQGTQQVTGSISRVSESVSETSTAAGQMLQASDELSRMAELLRSEVDRFLKTIRTG
- a CDS encoding NAD+ synthase; the protein is MPRTVTIAVAQLHPRKGDYQGNLERLGALLAQLADADARPQVVHFPETVLSGYFVEGGVRDVAVTAGTLAADLDRAYGASVRGALRIIDVVVGFYERFRGTLYNSAAYIRLGEGAPRVLHVHRKSFLPTYGLFDEERFVERGHEIRAFDTPWGRAAILICEDAWHSLAGTIVALDDAEVIFVSAAAPARGIHPRDDGHPGPATVARWERLIREIAEEHGVYVSLANLVGSEGGKVFAGCSAVLGPAGDLRVRGPEWEEAVLLTSLDLGDIGRARADAPLLADLRTVLPHLQRSLAAAERGERAALAAHERDEGGRGAPPPTTNIHPTPTPHPHHFTAVRIISAAESAPAPSSAFGASGASAPPGASAPPGAAAHHGTGAHVGGGPPPLAINAPLVEAWLTRFIRDEMARRGFTKAVVGVSGGVDSAVTAFLAARALGAEHVLGLRLPFRTSSPESLEHAQLVVDALGIPSRTLDISGAVDGYLALEPDADGTRRGNVMARVRMIALFDQSAALRGVPLGTGNKTERLFGYFTWHADDSPPINPLGDLFKTQVWALARHLGVPEVIISKPASADLITGQTDEGDFGISYARADVILNWLVAGYSASDLVARGFDEVEVALVRRRLDGTHWKRKLPTVAMLTQTAIGESYLRPVDY
- a CDS encoding PBP1A family penicillin-binding protein; translation: MMHVLAPVNPTLRTLPLVMHARATMRRAGARLIVPLVVSLAWPLASVGGQQGGAVQNSTGEAWQIVTMPQSSQVLARDGSLIGEIGRQWRTVVALRTLPRYVAQAFVAVEDQRFYQHDGVDLVGVAGALKDALGGRLRGASTITQQLVGNMHPDLIDRTDRTPMRKLREQAAAREMERHYSKEQILEAYLNFIHFGSRYYGIESAARHYFGKPAARLTLVEAATLAALPKGPALYDPVRHPDRARARRDLVLSLMAQQKYITTAQANAAQREPVVTAPDGGLDAAAPYVVDVVRVQAERAGVKLADGGFRITTTLDPVIQRAADEALRQGLADVESRPGYGHATFANRPKGSTDYLQGAVVALDPFTGDVRALVGGRDYIESPYNRAVNGMRQPGSAFKPVVYATAIADSLPANTIVADTALAIPLPNRSPYRPENADGEFLGALTMREALARSRNPVAVQLAMQAGMDSVIAMARSLGISSFIAPYPSSAIGASVVQPLDLVAAYATFANLGRRVEPRFIDRVEDRTGKIVWQQRPNAGQQTLDPKVAFIVRDMMRDAVERGTATSVRRFVPSSVPVAGKTGTTNDNADVWFVGMTPDLVAGVWLGFDKPTPIARGAAGGSLAAPIFGRLVQQAGVGRGGVPWLPPEGLVVAELDRVTGQVATVDTPADRRYAEYFIPGTEPPILRMDAWRILRLGPIVH
- a CDS encoding PAS domain-containing protein produces the protein MSIARTQIVPSGRARTFGEDEIIVSKTDLQGKITYANDVFIRVSGYEEHELLGAPHSIIRHPDMPRAVFKLLWDTLGAGREVFAYVNNMARNGDNYWVLAHVTPSFDRNGTIVGYHSNRRVPEPSKLEKVKPIYGALLDAERRHSDRKDGLVASVALLEATLATAGIAYDEWVWSL